A genomic region of Prionailurus bengalensis isolate Pbe53 chromosome D1, Fcat_Pben_1.1_paternal_pri, whole genome shotgun sequence contains the following coding sequences:
- the LOC122482617 gene encoding olfactory receptor 52N2-like, whose translation MCGENSSSLTPGFFILSGIPGLEAAHTWISLPFCFMYIIAVMGNCGLIYLISHEDALHRPMYYFLALLSFTDVTLCTTTVPNMLCIFWFNLKEIDFDACLAQMFFVHMLTGMESGVLMLMALDRYVAICYPLHYSIILTNPVIAKTGLATFLRGVLLVIPVTFLTKRLPYCRGNFIPHTYCDHMSVAKVSCGNFKVNAIYGLLAALLIGGFDMFCISVSYTMILRAVVSLSSADARKKAFGTCTSHICAIVITYVPALFTILTHRFGGQNIPHHVHILIANLYLMLPPTLNPIVYGAKTKQIQEGVIKLFFKEKAILVMK comes from the coding sequence ATGTGTGGGGAAAACAGCTCCAGCCTGACCCCGGGATTCTTTATCTTGAGTGGGATTCCTGGGCTGGAAGCTGCACACACCTGGATCTCCCTGCCATTCTGCTTCATGTACATCATCGCTGTCATGGGGAACTGTGGGCTCATCTACCTAATCAGCCATGAGGATGCCCTGCACCGGCCCATGTACTACTTCCTGGCCCTGCTCTCCTTCACAGATGTCACCCTGTGCACCACCACTGTACCCAATATGCTGTGCATATTCTGGTTCAACCTCAAGGAGATTGACTTtgatgcctgcctggctcagatGTTTTTCGTCCACATGCTGACTGGGATGGAGTCTGGGGTGCTCATGCTCATGGCCCTggaccgctatgtggccatctgctACCCCTTACATTATTCCATCATCCTTACCAACCCTGTCATCGCCAAGACCGGTCTTGCCACCTTCCTGAGGGGTGTGCTGCTCGTTATCCCTGTCACTTTCCTCACCAAGCGTCTGCCCTATTGCCGGGGCAACTTCATTCCCCATACCTACTGTGATCATATGTCTGTGGCCAAGGTGTCCTGTGGCAATTTCAAGGTCAATGCCATCTATGGTCTCTTGGCAGCCCTCCTAATTGGGGGCTTTGATATGTTCTGTATTTCTGTGTCTTACACTATGATCTTGCGGGCAGTGGTGAGTCTGTCATCTGCAGATGCTCGGAAGAAAGCCTTCGGTACCTGTACATCCCACATATGTGCCATTGTGATCACATATGTTCCAGCCCTGTTCACCATTCTTACTCATCGTTTTGGGGGACAAAACATTCCCCACCACGTTCATATCCTTATTGCTAATCTTTATTTGATGTTGCCTCCTACTCTGAACCCCATTGTTTATGGAGCCAAGACCAAGCAGATCCAGGAAGGAGTgatcaagttattttttaaagagaaagctaTCTTAGTTATGAAATAG